ATTACCATGTGAATAATAACCTTAATTTAACGCAAAATAAGTCTAATTTATTGTATGAGTTTGGAAATTGGGTGAAATGCATAATGCGTTCAAATAAACATAACCAAAATAATCGAGATTCAATAATTGAAATTAGTGGCGATATAGATCGTAATGTAGAAAATGTAAAGAAATCACTAATAAATACGAGTGATTTAACGATCAGACATCTAATGTTTCATAATAAAAAGATCGTAGTTGTCTATATTAGTACAATTGTAGGTAGGGATGCTCTTGAAGTACAAATTATCCAACAAATTATTAATAATCCAAAGGAAACGATTCCAAATACAGTATCAATTAATGATGTGAAAAGTTCGGAATCATTTGATGAATGTATTCTCAGTATTGTAAAAGGAAACACGCTCATTTTCACAGAAAATGAAAAAAATGTATTTATTTTAGAAACGACTTCCTTTCAAAATAGATCGATTCAACAGCCTAGTAGTGAACAAACAATCAGGGGATCACACGACGGATTAGTAGAATGTATACTGACCAATATTAATCAAATAAGACGAAGAATTAGTAATCCCAATCTTGTTGTAAAAACTTTATCATTAGGGGTAGAATCTGACACACGATTAGCAGTTTTATATATTGATACGATTGCAAATGAGGAGTTAGTTAAGGAAGTCCATAGAAGACTTTCATATATAAATGTTGATTATTTACATTCACCAGGTAATCTTGAGGAATTTATAGAAGATGACCCGTATTCACCTTTTCCACAAGTATTAACAACTGAGAGATCTGACCGAATAGCGGGTAATTTAATGGAAGGAAAGGTTGCTATTCTAACAGATGGTAGTCCTTCAGCACTTGTTTTACCAATTACTTTTTTTACGTTTTATCAATCACCTGATGACTATAATAGTCGATGGATGGTCGCATCATTTGCACGTATTTTAAGATTAGTTAGTTTTTTAATTGCGATCTCATTACCGGCATTATATATCGCATTAGTTTCTTTTCACTTTGAAATTATTCCAATTGATCTAGTGTTTAATGTGAAAAGTTCACTAGAGAACGTTCCATACCCACCCTTAATTGAAGCCCTAGGCATGCAAATAACATTAGAATTACTTAGAGAATCCGCAATCAGACTACCTAATCCAATTGCACAAACACTAGGTGTTGTAGGCGGTTTAGTAATTGGAACTGCAGTCGTACAGGCAAATTTAGTGTCAAATACGATGATTGTTGTCATTTCACTTACTGCAATTGCATCATTTGTTGTACCAGACAGTGAAATTGGTACCTCTGTCCGCTTGCTTGGATTTCCATTAATGTTTGCAGCATCATTAATAGGTTTAATAGGAATTGTTTTTGGACTTTGTATTATCCTAATCCATCTTTGTAAACTTGAATCATTCGGGTCACCTTATTTCGCGCCATTTGCTCCACTTAGAAAATCAGATCTAAAAGATACAGTTGTTCGTGCTCCACAATGGAAAATGAAAAAACGACCATTTGCACCTTTACCTAAGAAATTTATACGAGAAAACAATTCTAGAGGATGGGAAAATGATGAAAAATGAAAAGATGCTTTCAATATCGCAATTTACATTCGTCATCATTCAAGCTCAAATTGGTGTAGGATTACTTTCACTACCATATGTAGTCCATAAACATGCAGGACATGATGGTTGGATCTCTACATTAGTAGCTGGAATCGGTGTGTTTTTACTATTACTAATAATGTGGATGCTTGGTACGAGATTTCCGAAAGATACGATCTATGAATATACAACGAAAATAGTTGGGAAATATGTTGGGATTGTAATTTCGTATCTTTATATTTTGTTTTTCTTTATTGTTGCGATTTATGTCGTGATGATCACTATTTCTGTACTTAAAAAATGGATTCTTACATTTACCCCACCTTTTGTATTAATCCTGTTTATAGTTAGTACAGGGGTTTATTTAGCAAAAGAAAATATGAAAGTAATCGCACGATTTTTTACTTTCGTTTGTATTTTAATTTTATTTTTAATTTTCTTTGAAATTTGTTCTTACAATAATGTAAATTATCGCTATTTATTTCCAATTGGACAGGCGGGTGTTAAAAACATCCTACTAGGATCTCACGATGCACTAATCTCAATGATGGGATTTGAATTCATTTTAGTATTATTTCCGTATGTAAAAGGAAGTCCAAACAAAATATTAAAATCTGGAACGATCGCAATTAGTTTTGTAAGCCTTTTATATACATTTTTTTTAATTACAAGCTATATGAGTTTTAGCACAGCGGAAATTGGAATTGTTCCCGAGCCAATTTTATATTTATTAAAATCACTTTCATACGAAGTAATTGAAAGATTAGACCTTGTCTTTCTTTCTATTTGGGTGGTACCAATCTTAACTTCATTTGTAACCTATTTATATTTAACTAGTTTTGGAATCAGTAAACTCTTAAAGCTTAAAAGCCATGGTAAAACAACTATTTTTACCGGACTTGCCATCACAATCATCTGTACTTTAATACCAAATAGTGAAGAATTTGTAATGAAATTTGGGACAATTCTTTCTTTTACAAGTTATTTTTTTATCTTTGTATTACCTTTAATTCTATTAATTGTTTCGTTTATTAGAAAAAAGAAAGAACTCGGTAATTCATATGAAGTATAAATTAATATTGATATCTTTAATTTGTATTTTGCCTTTAACTAGTTGTTGGGATCAAAGATTACTAAAGGAGTCTAGGCTAGTTTATAGTGCTGGATTTGATTTAGCAGAGGATAATAATATGCTAGTAACTGCAGTCATTAAAACAAATAGTCAAGGTGGAAGTGATCCTTCACAAGTTAAAACAACAAATGTCATAATTACTGCTACTGGAAAAACATCAAGTGATGCAAGAATAAAAGTTACTCGAAAAGTAGCGGGAGATTACGCTACTAATAAAACAAGGGTTTTATTACTTGGAGATGAATTGTCTAAACAGGATATTTATCCTATATTCGATGTTGTATATAGAGACCCAAGAAGTTCATTAGGGGCAAAAGTTATTATTACTAAGGGGCGAGCGGAAGAAATTTTAAAACTGAGCAAAGTAGAGGAAACCCTTATAAGTGAAGAAATTTTGGATTTAGTAACTAACGCAGAAAGACATACGATGGTTCCTATTGAAAATGTACAAACAATCTGTACAATTATGTTCGACCCAGGTGAAGATATTTTTTTACCGCTAATTGAAAAAGATGATGATAAATTAATTAATATTTCTGGGGTAGCATTATTTAACGACCACAAATATACAGGGTATAATCTTTTAGGTGATGAACCCACTATGTTACTTTTATTTAAAAATCAAATGAAGAAGTATGCAAGATTCAATGTAGAAGTTAGTCCGAAAGAAAAGGATATTAGGGAACGGTATATAACGATTCAAGTGAAAAAAAATAAGCCAAAAATGAAAATTAAAGTTTCAAAAGACAATAATATAACCGTAAATTTAAATCTAAAATTAGAAGTTGATACACTTGAGTACGCACATGATGAATTAGCTTCCCAAAAAGAAATTGATAAGTTAAATAAAAAAATTTCAAAGCAATTAACTAAAAAAGCTGAAAGAATCATTAAAACTGTTCAAGAATCAAATTGTGATGCTTTAGGAATTGGTAGACAGTTAATATCATTTCATCCAGACGTGTGGAAAAAACTGGATTGGAACAAAGACTATGCTAAAATTACAATTAAACCAAAAGTTGATGTGAAAATTGTTGGAACTGGTATCTTAAAATAATAAAAAACCATCCATTGGGATTTGAAGTGCACCCCAAATGTTAGACACGACTAACATTTGGAGGTGCATTTTTTATGACTAAATTTACTACTGAACATAAATTAGCGGTAGTTATGCGTTATTTAGAAGGTAAGGAAAGTTTTCGTTCTATTGGTAAGTTATTTGGAACGTCCCATGCTGAAGTGAGAAACTGGGTAGCTCAATATAAGGAAAATGGGATTAATGGCTTGCTTAAAAAGTCATATACAAGTTATTCGGTACAGTTTAAACTAAACGTATTAAAGTATATGAATGACCACGGGACGTCACCGAATGAAGCAGCTGCAATTTTCAATATTCCTTCCCCTAGAACGATTCGAAAATGGAGGACTCAATTTGAAACACAAGGACAAGACGCCCTAGAATCAAAGAAAAAGGGGCGACTTTCCATGAAAAAAGAAACAAAGAAAACTACACCCGTTGAAGGATCAATTGAAGAACTTCAAGCTGAAATAGAACGTTTACGCATGGAAAATGCATATCTAAAAAAGTTGAATGCCTTAGTTCAAAACAAGGAAAAATCACGAAACAAGACAAAGTAAAAGTTGTCTATGAATTAAGGCATGAGTTTTCGTTAAAAGAACTTCTACTGCTAGCCAGTATTCCGCGTAGTACGTTTTATTATTGGATGAAAAATCTAGAACGTCCTGATCCAGACGCAGAGTTAAAAGTGCTGATAAAAGAAATTTATGAGGAACACGAATTTCGTTATGGCTATCGTAAAATTCGAGACGAGCTTACGAATCGTGGTTATAAAGTAAATCATAAAAAAGTTCAACGACTTATGAAAGAACTAGGGATAAAATCACTTGTGAAGGTAAAGAAATATCGCTCTTACAAAGGTGAAGTAGGTAAGATTGCACCCAATATTTTAAATCGAAATTTTCAAGCTGAAAAACCAAATGAGAAATGGGTTACAGATATAACTGAATTTAAATTATTTGGAGAAAAGCTATACTTCTCACCTATGTTGGACTTATATAATGGTGAAATAATTGCTTATACAATTGGTTCACGTCCAACTTTTTCACTTGTATCAAATATGTTAGAACAATCTCTTGAACGATTAACAGATTCCGATACACTACTAATTCATTCAGACCAAGGGTGGCACTATCAAATGAAAAAATATCGTAGTGCTCTTATTAAACGTGGAATCACTCAGAGTATGTCACGAAAAGGAAACTGTTACGATAACGCAGTAATTGAAAGTTTCTTTAGTATCATGAAATCTGAACTACTCTATCTTAAAGAATTTAACAGTGTCGAACACTTTAAACAAGAACTAGCTAAATATATAGATTACTACAATAACAAACGAATTAAGGCAAAATTAAAAGGCATGAGCCCAGTAAAATACCGAGTTCATGCCCAACAGGCTGCCTAATTGAAGTAACCAGTCTAACTTTATGGGGTCACTACAGGATTTGAAGTGGATGGTTTTTTGTTTATTTAGAGTACAAAGTAATAAACACAGAAGAAATGACAAAGTGTTCCAA
This genomic interval from Gottfriedia acidiceleris contains the following:
- a CDS encoding spore germination protein; the encoded protein is MRSNKHNQNNRDSIIEISGDIDRNVENVKKSLINTSDLTIRHLMFHNKKIVVVYISTIVGRDALEVQIIQQIINNPKETIPNTVSINDVKSSESFDECILSIVKGNTLIFTENEKNVFILETTSFQNRSIQQPSSEQTIRGSHDGLVECILTNINQIRRRISNPNLVVKTLSLGVESDTRLAVLYIDTIANEELVKEVHRRLSYINVDYLHSPGNLEEFIEDDPYSPFPQVLTTERSDRIAGNLMEGKVAILTDGSPSALVLPITFFTFYQSPDDYNSRWMVASFARILRLVSFLIAISLPALYIALVSFHFEIIPIDLVFNVKSSLENVPYPPLIEALGMQITLELLRESAIRLPNPIAQTLGVVGGLVIGTAVVQANLVSNTMIVVISLTAIASFVVPDSEIGTSVRLLGFPLMFAASLIGLIGIVFGLCIILIHLCKLESFGSPYFAPFAPLRKSDLKDTVVRAPQWKMKKRPFAPLPKKFIRENNSRGWENDEK
- a CDS encoding GerAB/ArcD/ProY family transporter, which codes for MMKNEKMLSISQFTFVIIQAQIGVGLLSLPYVVHKHAGHDGWISTLVAGIGVFLLLLIMWMLGTRFPKDTIYEYTTKIVGKYVGIVISYLYILFFFIVAIYVVMITISVLKKWILTFTPPFVLILFIVSTGVYLAKENMKVIARFFTFVCILILFLIFFEICSYNNVNYRYLFPIGQAGVKNILLGSHDALISMMGFEFILVLFPYVKGSPNKILKSGTIAISFVSLLYTFFLITSYMSFSTAEIGIVPEPILYLLKSLSYEVIERLDLVFLSIWVVPILTSFVTYLYLTSFGISKLLKLKSHGKTTIFTGLAITIICTLIPNSEEFVMKFGTILSFTSYFFIFVLPLILLIVSFIRKKKELGNSYEV
- a CDS encoding Ger(x)C family spore germination protein: MISLICILPLTSCWDQRLLKESRLVYSAGFDLAEDNNMLVTAVIKTNSQGGSDPSQVKTTNVIITATGKTSSDARIKVTRKVAGDYATNKTRVLLLGDELSKQDIYPIFDVVYRDPRSSLGAKVIITKGRAEEILKLSKVEETLISEEILDLVTNAERHTMVPIENVQTICTIMFDPGEDIFLPLIEKDDDKLINISGVALFNDHKYTGYNLLGDEPTMLLLFKNQMKKYARFNVEVSPKEKDIRERYITIQVKKNKPKMKIKVSKDNNITVNLNLKLEVDTLEYAHDELASQKEIDKLNKKISKQLTKKAERIIKTVQESNCDALGIGRQLISFHPDVWKKLDWNKDYAKITIKPKVDVKIVGTGILK
- a CDS encoding IS3 family transposase (programmed frameshift) gives rise to the protein MTKFTTEHKLAVVMRYLEGKESFRSIGKLFGTSHAEVRNWVAQYKENGINGLLKKSYTSYSVQFKLNVLKYMNDHGTSPNEAAAIFNIPSPRTIRKWRTQFETQGQDALESKKKGRLSMKKETKKTTPVEGSIEELQAEIERLRMENAYPKKVECLSSKQGKITKQDKVKVVYELRHEFSLKELLLLASIPRSTFYYWMKNLERPDPDAELKVLIKEIYEEHEFRYGYRKIRDELTNRGYKVNHKKVQRLMKELGIKSLVKVKKYRSYKGEVGKIAPNILNRNFQAEKPNEKWVTDITEFKLFGEKLYFSPMLDLYNGEIIAYTIGSRPTFSLVSNMLEQSLERLTDSDTLLIHSDQGWHYQMKKYRSALIKRGITQSMSRKGNCYDNAVIESFFSIMKSELLYLKEFNSVEHFKQELAKYIDYYNNKRIKAKLKGMSPVKYRVHAQQAA